The window AGCTTCCCGATGAGCGGGATCATCGACTCGGCGACGGCGACGCGGTCGAGCCACTGGCCCTGCGCCTCCCTGAACTGTTCCGGCATCGGCATTCATCCTCCGTTGGTGGGTGCGACGGCGCAGGTGCTAGTGGCACGGCGCACGGGACGCGGGGGCGGTCACCCCCGCGAAAGCCTACCGTCCGAAAGCGCCAAAGCATACCCCTGCACCGCGCGATCCCGCCACCGTCCGAACCGTCGCGTTCCGAAAGGATCTCGCCAAAATCTCTCGGCGTGCGTTCAGCGACGCTGGCGCTTCTCCCGCACGCGCATGTTGACGACGATCGGCGTCCCCACGAAGCCGTACACCTCACGCAGGCGTCGCGTGATGAAGCGCCGGTAGCCGGGGTCGAGGAACCCGGTCGTGAAGAGCACGAAGGTCGGCGGCCGTGTCGCGGCCTGCGTCCCGAAGAGGATGCGGGGCTGCTTCCCACCGCGCAGCGGATGCGGGAACTCCTGCACGAGCTCCGTCAGGAAGGCGTTGAACTTGCCGGTCGGGATGCGGGTGTCCCAGCTCTCGAGCGCCGTCTCGAGCGCGGGCACGAGCTTCTCGAGGTGCCGCCCGGTCTTCGCCGAGATGTTCACGCGCGGCGCCCACGACACGTGCGCGAGGTCCTGTTCGATCTCGCGCTCGAGCTTCCAGCGACGCTCGTCGTCGAGCTCGTCCCACTTGTTGAACGCGAGCACGAGCGCACGGCCCGACTCGAGCACGAGATCGACGACGCGCACGTCCTGCACGCCGATCGGCTGCGTCACGTCGATCACGACGACCGCGACCTCCGCCTTCTCGAGCGCCGCGGTCGTGCGGAGCGACGCGTAGAAGTCGGCGCCCTGTTGCAGGTGCACCTTCTTGCGGATGCCGGCCGTGTCGACGAACCGCCACACGCGGCCACCGAGCTCGATCTGCTCGTCGATCGGGTCGCGCGTCGTTCCCGCGAGGTCGTTGACGACGACGCGCTCCTCCCCCGCGGCCTTGTTCAGCAGACTCGACTTGCCGACGTTCGGTCGGCCGAGGATCGCGACCCTGCGGGGGCCGTCGACCTCGTCCTTCGCGACCTTGGAGACCTCCGGCAGCACCGAGAGCGCCTTGTCGAGGAGGTCCGCCACCCCGCGCCCGTGCAGCGCCGAGACGGGCCAGGGCTCCCCCAGGCCGAGGCTCCACAGCTGCGCCGCGTTCGGCTCCTGCACGAGGTCGTCGACCTTGTTCGCGACGAGGAGCACGGGACGATCGCTCTTGCGCAGCAGCTTGACGACGTGCTCGTCGGTCGAGGTCGCCCCGACGTTCGCGTCCACGACGAACAGCACCGCATCGGCGAGCTCGATCGCGATTTCGGCCTGCTGGGCGACCGAGAGGTCGATACCCTTCGCGTCCGGCTCCCAGCCGCCCGTGTCGACGAGCGTGAACCAGCGGCCGTTCCACTCCGCCTTGTACGACACGCGGTCGCGCGTGACGCCCGGCGTGTCCTCGACGACCGCCTCGCGACGACCGATGATGCGGTTCACGAGCGCGGACTTGCCCACGTTCGGACGTCCCACGACCGCGAGGACGGGAAGCGCCGGCAGGTACGTGATCGCGTCGGCGTCCTCGGTCGCGGCGTCGATGATGTCGAGGTCGTCGTCGTCGAGCTCGTAGTCGTCCAGGCTCTGTCGCAGTGCCGCGGCGCGCGCGTCGGCGACCTCGTCGTCGACGGCGTCGACGGCCTGGCGCAGCTCGTCGGCCGTCGGGGCCCCCGGCGCGTCGGGCGCGAACCCGGCGCGTTCGGCGCCGTCGACGCCCTCGGTGTCGTTTCGGTCCGTCTCGTGGTCGGTCATGGCGCCTCCTCGGGCACGGCGGCGGTGATGAGGTCCATCATCGCCTGGACGGTCTGTGGAAGATCGAGATGCGTCGAGTCCAGCACG is drawn from Pseudoclavibacter chungangensis and contains these coding sequences:
- the der gene encoding ribosome biogenesis GTPase Der, which translates into the protein MTDHETDRNDTEGVDGAERAGFAPDAPGAPTADELRQAVDAVDDEVADARAAALRQSLDDYELDDDDLDIIDAATEDADAITYLPALPVLAVVGRPNVGKSALVNRIIGRREAVVEDTPGVTRDRVSYKAEWNGRWFTLVDTGGWEPDAKGIDLSVAQQAEIAIELADAVLFVVDANVGATSTDEHVVKLLRKSDRPVLLVANKVDDLVQEPNAAQLWSLGLGEPWPVSALHGRGVADLLDKALSVLPEVSKVAKDEVDGPRRVAILGRPNVGKSSLLNKAAGEERVVVNDLAGTTRDPIDEQIELGGRVWRFVDTAGIRKKVHLQQGADFYASLRTTAALEKAEVAVVVIDVTQPIGVQDVRVVDLVLESGRALVLAFNKWDELDDERRWKLEREIEQDLAHVSWAPRVNISAKTGRHLEKLVPALETALESWDTRIPTGKFNAFLTELVQEFPHPLRGGKQPRILFGTQAATRPPTFVLFTTGFLDPGYRRFITRRLREVYGFVGTPIVVNMRVREKRQRR